One Natronomonas moolapensis 8.8.11 genomic region harbors:
- a CDS encoding inorganic diphosphatase: MAGANLWEDLETGPNAPEEIYAVVECLKGERNKYEYDKDIPGVVLDRVLHSNVHYPSDYGFIPQSYYDDEDPFDVLVLVEDQTFPGCVVEARPVALMKMDDDGEQDDKVIAVPTEDPRYDHIEDLADIPQQQLDEIDEFFNTYKNLEAGKEVETQGWEDRQAAMDAIEHAQELYEEHFD, from the coding sequence ATGGCCGGAGCAAACCTCTGGGAAGACCTCGAGACGGGTCCGAACGCCCCCGAAGAGATCTACGCCGTCGTAGAGTGCCTCAAAGGCGAACGAAACAAATACGAGTACGACAAGGACATCCCCGGCGTCGTGCTGGACCGGGTGCTGCACTCGAACGTCCACTACCCCTCTGATTACGGGTTTATTCCGCAGTCGTACTACGACGACGAGGACCCCTTCGACGTGTTGGTCCTCGTCGAGGATCAGACGTTCCCGGGGTGCGTCGTCGAGGCCCGCCCCGTCGCGTTGATGAAGATGGACGACGACGGCGAGCAGGACGACAAGGTCATTGCGGTCCCCACGGAGGACCCCCGATACGACCACATCGAGGACCTGGCGGACATTCCCCAACAGCAACTCGACGAAATCGACGAGTTCTTCAATACGTATAAAAACCTCGAGGCGGGCAAGGAAGTCGAGACGCAGGGCTGGGAGGACAGGCAGGCTGCGATGGACGCGATCGAACACGCCCAAGAGCTTTACGAGGAACACTTCGATTGA
- a CDS encoding DUF7108 family protein, whose protein sequence is MTDDAPHSADDPSGNADDRTDDPPLPETAIERAERLTRHLQNAVDDDERAAYRRERDALLGAHGYDARVRAGETGETLVLYPAEWTDEGTIRTDRIDDTGRAVERPLSGPGSGADWAEIDEHNRAIAARVRERHGEVHGETATAFAEFMSNHYAKPIERATPDEREEFRTEYFPRNAWPTDEQRERLAASVRLTVEAAEET, encoded by the coding sequence ATGACTGACGACGCCCCCCACTCGGCCGACGATCCCTCCGGGAATGCGGACGACCGAACCGACGACCCACCGCTCCCCGAGACCGCAATCGAGCGCGCGGAGCGGTTGACCCGACACCTACAGAACGCGGTCGACGACGATGAGCGTGCGGCCTACCGACGCGAGCGCGATGCGCTGCTCGGAGCACACGGCTACGACGCCCGCGTCCGGGCGGGCGAAACCGGCGAGACGCTCGTGTTGTACCCCGCGGAGTGGACCGACGAGGGCACGATCCGAACCGACCGGATCGACGACACGGGCCGGGCGGTCGAGCGTCCTCTCTCCGGCCCCGGTTCCGGCGCTGACTGGGCCGAAATCGACGAGCACAACCGAGCGATCGCGGCCCGCGTCCGGGAGCGACACGGCGAGGTCCACGGCGAGACGGCCACCGCGTTCGCCGAGTTCATGAGCAACCACTACGCGAAGCCGATCGAGCGGGCGACCCCCGACGAGCGCGAGGAGTTCCGCACGGAGTATTTCCCCCGGAACGCGTGGCCGACGGACGAACAGCGCGAGCGGCTCGCGGCGTCGGTTCGACTCACCGTCGAGGCGGCCGAGGAAACCTGA
- the rnhA gene encoding ribonuclease HI, translated as MPVIDCDPDRARERLESEGVETRPGNTDHELWRADRGGATAVAYEGSVVVQGSNPARLAGFIEDGGGRAHVYFDGASRGNPGPAAIGWVIVTDDGIVAEGSERIGRATNNQAEYEALLAALEAATDYGFEDLVIKGDSQLIVKQVRGEWDANDPTLREKRVRVRELLRGVDEWSLDHVPREINDRADGLANEALDD; from the coding sequence ATGCCCGTCATCGACTGCGATCCCGACCGCGCCAGGGAGCGCTTGGAGTCCGAGGGCGTCGAGACCCGCCCCGGGAACACCGACCACGAACTGTGGCGGGCCGACCGCGGAGGCGCGACGGCGGTCGCCTACGAGGGGTCGGTCGTCGTTCAGGGGAGCAACCCCGCCCGTCTGGCAGGGTTCATCGAGGACGGCGGCGGCCGGGCGCACGTCTACTTCGACGGCGCCTCCCGTGGCAACCCCGGTCCGGCCGCGATCGGGTGGGTGATCGTCACGGACGACGGGATCGTCGCCGAGGGATCCGAGCGGATCGGCCGCGCGACGAACAACCAAGCCGAGTACGAGGCCTTGCTCGCGGCGCTCGAGGCCGCGACCGACTACGGTTTCGAGGACCTCGTTATCAAGGGCGACTCACAGCTCATCGTCAAGCAGGTCCGCGGCGAGTGGGACGCCAACGATCCGACGCTGCGCGAAAAGCGGGTTCGCGTCCGGGAGCTGCTTCGCGGGGTCGACGAGTGGAGTCTCGATCACGTTCCACGGGAGATAAACGACCGTGCCGACGGACTGGCAAACGAGGCACTCGATGACTGA